The proteins below are encoded in one region of Chelonia mydas isolate rCheMyd1 chromosome 11, rCheMyd1.pri.v2, whole genome shotgun sequence:
- the LOC114019664 gene encoding uncharacterized protein LOC114019664 translates to MSCQEIFVSSMTPTGITCYIVKASYFSSNHTPLTGEKRKTAEASKQKAMEILRDALKKKDRVLLEEPQDLVFGDSRHPKFWMERHAILTEELVRGLISELEVVKFMEDRTNEKWVAYVYPMTGDKTVYLCKPFWELSTDLRENSQPGTLIHEASHFLGTHDITYSKESIYVACRGKLVKSKSDPSAPDLKPLAKAVLNANNIKYEFEITLNHKGRYENGRYSCCGEKAENSVCESAVPEEFLACNFRDSSLGKTINEVVQSLLRARDRLQKHFHELRETADAIDTVHKRATIANVAGGAVGIAGGITTIAGVCLAPFTFGASLSLSLVGLAASTAGGLTSAVATTTDMVASKAKKETVEKLLQECQAELGNIKKDTEIICEHIQFLESYGNSDFMFPFAQIGAGAGRAALNIPKMVKAGQLLANAGKVARFAGAATRILTVVTLGLDVFFVAKDSAELHNGAKTELAANIREAVNEMEQVIGEVNEMCTALTAGTQK, encoded by the exons ATGAGTTGCCAGGAAATATTCGTGAGCAGCATGACACCAACAGGAATAACGTGCTATATTGTTAAAGCAAGTTACTTTTCCAGTAACCACACACCCCTAactggagaaaagagaaaaactgCAGAAGCCTCAAAGCAGAAAGCAATGGAGATTCTGCGGGATGCCCTGAAGAAGAAGGACCGAGTGCTGTTGGAGGAGCCCCAGGATCTGGTTTTCGGTGATAGCAGACATCCCAAATTCTGGATGGAACGCCATGCGATACTGACAGAAGAGTTAGTTCGAGGCCTCATCTCAGAGCTGGAAGTTGTGAAGTTTATGGAGGATCGAACCAATGAAAAATGGGTTGCATATGTTTATCCAATGACTGGAGACAAAACAGTGTATTTGTGCAAGCCATTCTGGGAGCTTTCTACAGATCTTAGAGAAAACTCTCAGCCAGGGACTCTTATCCATGAAGCGTCTCACTTCCTGGGGACACATGATATCACCTATTCCAAGGAGAGTATCTATGTTGCCTGCAGAGGGAAGTTGGTAAAAAGCAAAtcagaccccagtgccccagaTCTGAAACCCCTTGCGAAAGCAGTATTAAATGCTAACAACATCAAGTATGAATTTGAAATTACCCTAAATCACAAAGGAAGATACGAGAATGGACGATACTCCTGCTGTGGGGAAAAAGCCGAGAACTCAGTTTGTGAGAGCGCTGTGCCTGAGGAGTTTCTTGCCTGCAATTTCAGGGACAG TTCTCTAGGAAAGACGATCAATGAAGTGGTGCAGTCATTACTGAGGGCAAGAGACAGATTGCAGAAACATTTCCATGAGCTTCGGGAAACTGCAGATGCTATTGACACGGTCCACAAAAGAGCGACAATAGCAAACGTTGCTGGAGGGGCAGTGGGAATTGCCGGGGGGATAACGACCATCGCAGGCGTCTGTCTCGCTCCTTTTACATTTGGAGCATCTCTGAGTCTCTCTCTTGTAGGGCTTGCTGCTTCTACAGCAGGGGGACTGACCAGTGCAGTCGCAACCACCACAGATATGGTGGCAAGTAAAGCCAAGAAGGAGACAGTAGAGAAACTCTTACAGGAGTGTCAGGCCGAGCTGGGAAACATCAAAAAGGATACAGAAATCATCTGTGAACATATACAATTCTTGGAAAGTTATGGAAACAGTGATTTTATGTTTCCATTTGCACagataggggcaggggcaggacgaGCTGCTCTTAACATCCCGAAAATGGTCAAAGCTGGTCAGCTCCTGGCTAATGCTGGTAAAGTTGCAAGATTTGCTGGAGCTGCTACCCGCATTCTAACAGTTGTCACCCTGGGGTTAGATGTTTTCTTTGTAGCAAAGGATTCTGCGGAACTCCATAATGGTGCAAAAACAGAGCTGGCAGCTAACATCCGAGAAGCCGTCAATGAAATGGAGCAAGTGATTGGCGAAGTCAACGAAATGTGCACGGCCCTAACCGCAGGTACACAAAAGTGA